A single Tuberibacillus sp. Marseille-P3662 DNA region contains:
- a CDS encoding FAD synthetase, with protein MHIYHNGELDLSSSIVSIGAFDGLHRGHQTLIKKAANRARAFNVPSVVYTFNPPPRTFFQNNLILTTVEEKVDLIKAFDIDYLVIANFNKQYASRPASAFIEELRHLGPKELWVGPNFTFGKGKEGDVKLLAEHFHVNVQPLVTCEDGEIISSTRIRNLLKKEECGQVNQLLGRDYLNHASVKTAVSRM; from the coding sequence GTGCACATCTACCATAACGGCGAACTGGATTTATCATCTTCCATTGTTTCGATTGGAGCGTTTGATGGGCTGCATCGCGGACATCAAACATTGATAAAAAAAGCAGCCAATCGAGCGCGGGCATTCAATGTGCCATCGGTTGTTTATACATTTAATCCTCCTCCCCGCACTTTTTTTCAAAATAACCTCATATTAACAACGGTGGAAGAAAAGGTTGACCTGATCAAGGCATTTGACATTGATTATCTTGTGATCGCGAATTTTAACAAACAGTATGCCTCCCGCCCCGCTTCAGCATTTATAGAAGAACTTCGTCATCTTGGACCCAAGGAGTTATGGGTAGGACCTAACTTCACCTTTGGTAAAGGGAAAGAGGGCGATGTTAAATTACTCGCTGAGCACTTTCATGTCAATGTTCAACCGCTTGTCACTTGTGAAGATGGAGAAATTATATCGTCCACCAGGATTAGAAATTTGCTTAAGAAAGAGGAATGCGGGCAAGTCAATCAACTTCTGGGCCGAGATTACTTGAATCATGCGTCAGTCAAAACAGCCGTCTCTCGGATGTAG
- a CDS encoding glycine betaine uptake BCCT transporter — MKQATPVFIISVILSVIFVLWGAIAPDNLESISTSVQGFLQTEFGWFYLIAASVFLIFIIYLAFSKYGKIKLGKDDEEPEYSTISWFAMLFSAGMGIGLVFWGVAEPVSHFFNPPYGDGQTEEAAKSALRFSFFHWGLHPWGIYALIALSLAYFKFRKDAPGTISATFYPLLGEKVKGPIGKVIDVIAVFATVFGVATSLGLGAVQINGGISYLNDAIPNSIGTQLIIIAAVTVLFMLSAASGLGRGIKWLSNTNIVIALLLMLFLLFLGPTNFLMNLFTSTLGGYIENLPSMSLRLSPFSDENSSWIQSWTIFYWAWWIAWAPFVGTFIARVSRGRTIREFIIGVLAVPTVFCALWFAIFGGSGIHMEMFKDANIWQAMGEGDNVEVALFAALSHLPLSSIVSILAILLISSFFITSADSATFVLGMQTTNGMLNPPNSVKFTWGIIQAASAAVLLSSGGLNGLRTASIVSAFPFVFILILMMFSLHKALRKEKLKPQSKRKAS, encoded by the coding sequence ATGAAACAAGCAACACCAGTATTTATCATTTCAGTGATTCTTTCCGTTATTTTTGTTTTATGGGGCGCGATTGCTCCTGACAACTTGGAATCGATCTCTACAAGTGTGCAAGGCTTTTTGCAGACGGAGTTCGGTTGGTTTTATCTCATTGCAGCAAGTGTGTTTTTGATATTCATCATCTACCTTGCTTTTTCAAAATACGGAAAAATTAAATTAGGCAAAGATGATGAAGAACCGGAATATAGTACCATCAGTTGGTTCGCTATGTTGTTCAGCGCTGGCATGGGGATCGGCCTTGTATTTTGGGGAGTAGCCGAACCCGTTTCCCACTTTTTCAACCCGCCTTATGGGGATGGACAGACTGAAGAAGCAGCCAAGAGCGCCTTGCGTTTCTCATTTTTCCATTGGGGACTGCACCCATGGGGTATTTATGCGTTAATTGCATTAAGCCTCGCCTATTTCAAGTTTCGTAAGGATGCACCCGGAACGATCAGCGCGACATTCTATCCGCTGCTTGGAGAAAAAGTCAAAGGTCCTATCGGAAAAGTGATTGATGTCATTGCTGTGTTTGCTACGGTCTTTGGCGTTGCAACATCGCTCGGACTAGGTGCAGTGCAAATCAATGGCGGTATTTCATACTTAAATGACGCTATTCCAAATAGCATTGGCACACAGCTTATTATTATTGCAGCTGTGACGGTGTTATTTATGCTGTCAGCCGCATCAGGCCTTGGGCGAGGGATCAAATGGTTAAGTAATACCAATATTGTGATCGCTCTCTTACTTATGTTGTTTTTACTGTTTCTTGGACCCACAAATTTCTTAATGAATCTATTCACGTCCACATTGGGTGGCTATATAGAGAATCTGCCTTCAATGAGTTTGCGACTGTCACCGTTCAGTGATGAAAACAGCAGCTGGATTCAAAGTTGGACCATTTTCTACTGGGCTTGGTGGATTGCCTGGGCACCATTTGTCGGTACATTTATTGCTCGTGTGTCCCGCGGCCGGACGATCCGTGAATTCATCATTGGTGTTCTCGCCGTGCCGACGGTTTTCTGTGCTCTATGGTTTGCGATTTTCGGTGGATCAGGTATACACATGGAAATGTTTAAGGATGCTAATATTTGGCAAGCTATGGGAGAAGGTGACAATGTGGAAGTAGCTTTGTTTGCTGCTTTAAGTCATCTGCCGCTTAGTTCGATTGTATCCATTTTGGCCATTCTCTTAATCAGTTCATTTTTCATTACTTCCGCGGACTCAGCAACATTTGTGCTTGGAATGCAAACAACGAATGGCATGCTCAACCCGCCCAACTCAGTTAAATTCACTTGGGGAATTATCCAGGCAGCATCAGCGGCCGTCTTATTATCGTCAGGTGGTCTTAATGGTTTGCGAACAGCATCCATTGTATCTGCTTTCCCGTTTGTGTTTATTTTAATACTCATGATGTTTTCGCTGCACAAAGCGCTGCGAAAGGAGAAACTAAAGCCGCAATCGAAGAGAAAGGCATCGTAA
- the hxlB gene encoding 6-phospho-3-hexuloisomerase, translating into MRTTDYVTSILRELEQGQAVIQSETTERLVTAILESKNIFTAGAGRSGLMAKAFTMRLYHMGLDAFVVGETVTPAMEQDDLLIVASGSGGTKSLLAMAEKAKATGGTTAAATIFPDSPLGSMADLTLTIPGAPKDQQDGGYDTIQPMGSLYEQTLLLTFDAIILRIMEKRGLNSSGMYSRHANLE; encoded by the coding sequence ATGCGGACAACTGATTATGTGACTTCCATTCTGAGAGAACTTGAACAGGGACAGGCTGTGATCCAGAGTGAAACAACTGAACGACTCGTTACGGCGATTCTTGAATCCAAAAACATTTTTACAGCTGGAGCCGGCCGATCCGGTCTTATGGCCAAGGCGTTCACTATGCGGTTATATCACATGGGACTGGATGCCTTCGTCGTGGGAGAAACGGTCACACCTGCAATGGAGCAGGATGACTTGTTAATTGTTGCTTCTGGATCCGGAGGTACAAAAAGCCTCCTGGCTATGGCTGAAAAGGCCAAAGCGACTGGTGGCACGACAGCTGCCGCCACCATCTTCCCTGACTCTCCGTTAGGAAGCATGGCTGATCTGACACTGACAATACCGGGAGCCCCGAAAGACCAGCAGGACGGTGGGTATGACACAATTCAGCCAATGGGTTCATTGTATGAACAGACACTGTTACTCACTTTTGATGCGATTATTCTTCGCATTATGGAAAAACGCGGGCTCAACTCCAGTGGTATGTACAGCAGACACGCCAATCTTGAATAA
- a CDS encoding DUF3231 family protein has translation MDSTEQNSDKDRHLETQIHEHQQHLNLNASELGDLWGNYMGDTMFSCIFEHFLETVKDEEVKELILFSQGISKRHIDTISELFVKEGIPVPAGFSSSDVNKGTPRLFDDTFMLFYIQQMTIGSFGQYTRALSGSIRQDIMDFYRQCIRESNEIYERTTHLLLEKGTITKSPKIPYPKKVEFVEKKSFNSLFTGKNRPLASIEIKYLNNNISFNILGKSIMMGFSQTASSKKLRKFFQDGRDLADKQIKQFGGILANENIPSPMIMDPHVSDSKIPPFSDKLMAYHVSIANQLGLENIGVAMSRTLRHDIHVKYGKFITEIGAYANQGQQMMIENGWLEQPPLATDRDQIVRTPH, from the coding sequence ATGGACTCCACAGAACAGAATTCAGACAAAGATCGCCACTTAGAAACCCAAATTCATGAGCATCAGCAGCATTTAAATCTCAACGCATCAGAACTCGGTGATCTATGGGGTAATTACATGGGTGATACCATGTTCTCTTGTATATTTGAACATTTTTTAGAAACAGTCAAAGACGAGGAAGTTAAAGAGCTGATCTTATTTAGTCAAGGGATCTCTAAGCGGCATATAGATACGATTTCCGAACTCTTTGTTAAAGAAGGCATTCCTGTACCAGCAGGGTTCAGCTCCTCAGATGTCAATAAAGGGACGCCACGTCTGTTTGACGATACCTTTATGTTATTCTACATCCAGCAGATGACCATCGGCTCATTCGGACAATATACAAGGGCGCTATCAGGATCCATACGCCAGGACATTATGGACTTCTATCGACAATGCATTAGAGAATCAAATGAAATTTATGAACGAACAACGCATCTTTTGCTTGAAAAAGGAACAATAACCAAATCACCCAAAATTCCGTATCCAAAAAAGGTCGAGTTCGTCGAAAAAAAGTCATTTAACTCGCTCTTTACAGGAAAGAACCGGCCATTAGCATCCATTGAAATCAAATATTTGAATAATAATATTTCGTTCAATATTTTAGGAAAATCCATCATGATGGGTTTTAGTCAAACCGCTTCTTCAAAAAAATTACGGAAATTCTTTCAAGACGGCAGGGACCTTGCTGATAAACAAATCAAGCAATTCGGAGGGATATTAGCCAATGAAAATATCCCCTCTCCTATGATTATGGATCCCCATGTCTCCGATTCGAAAATCCCTCCGTTTAGTGATAAATTAATGGCCTATCATGTGAGTATTGCGAACCAGTTAGGATTAGAAAACATCGGCGTCGCGATGTCGAGAACCTTGAGACATGATATTCATGTCAAATACGGGAAGTTTATAACTGAAATAGGGGCCTATGCTAATCAAGGACAGCAAATGATGATTGAAAATGGTTGGTTAGAACAGCCACCGTTAGCCACCGACCGCGACCAAATTGTCCGAACACCTCATTAG
- a CDS encoding dioxygenase family protein gives MQQQQAKKKNQRVEEVFDLFIKHMKSFLQEAKLNHEEYTNFVDWADRLGKKGELPLYADVFLETHVLQAMYSKMPGTQPSLLGPYFVEGSPLVESEPGQPLVLPKRPDEPGEVLYFKGNVSNIDGQPLANTHVEMWHNDNSAKYSNFDSDAPDFNLRGHFYTDENGDFEVKTIVPIPYSIPTDGPTGEFLEYMDQHSMRPAHLHIMFQAEGHETLITQVFFEGDEWLETDVAEGVRDELLTKLEDKGDHKEASLDFVMRPL, from the coding sequence ATGCAGCAACAGCAAGCTAAGAAAAAAAATCAACGTGTCGAAGAAGTCTTTGACTTGTTCATCAAGCACATGAAATCATTCTTACAGGAAGCCAAATTGAACCACGAAGAGTATACCAATTTTGTTGATTGGGCTGATCGTTTGGGTAAAAAAGGCGAACTGCCCCTGTATGCTGACGTTTTCTTAGAAACGCATGTCCTGCAAGCGATGTATTCGAAAATGCCCGGAACCCAGCCTTCCCTCTTAGGACCTTATTTTGTTGAAGGTTCGCCTTTAGTGGAAAGTGAACCGGGTCAACCGTTGGTGCTGCCCAAGCGACCGGATGAACCTGGTGAAGTCTTGTATTTTAAAGGCAATGTCAGTAATATTGATGGCCAACCGCTTGCCAACACTCACGTAGAAATGTGGCATAACGACAACTCGGCGAAATACTCCAATTTTGATTCCGATGCTCCGGATTTTAATTTAAGAGGACATTTCTACACGGATGAAAACGGTGATTTTGAGGTTAAAACCATTGTACCGATTCCCTATTCTATCCCAACCGATGGACCAACGGGAGAATTTCTTGAATACATGGATCAACATTCGATGCGTCCTGCTCATCTTCATATAATGTTTCAAGCTGAGGGGCACGAAACCCTCATTACGCAAGTCTTCTTCGAAGGCGATGAATGGCTTGAAACCGACGTCGCCGAAGGTGTTCGAGATGAACTATTAACAAAACTTGAAGACAAAGGCGATCATAAAGAAGCTTCCTTAGACTTTGTGATGCGTCCATTATAA
- a CDS encoding LysM peptidoglycan-binding domain-containing protein — MLIYVVQNGDTLWDIARRFGVGTNVLITVNEIENPNVLVVGQALVIPAPNRYHVVQPGEVLWRIAQRYGTTIDAIVEKNNIADPSQIYPGLVLTIPARFHTVQSGQTLWTIAQRYDTSVQAIAAMNGIANPNRIIPGQILEIPEAKDPVIETNAYITTTGEDAQNLVRQVAPHLTYLSPFSYGIKADGSLLPLNDQTLLQTAITEQIAPLLVLTNFNDGSFSSDLAQTILNNQDIQETLITNILNAMAEKGYRGLNIDFEYVYQDDREQYNQFLRHVVSRLHEHGYLVSTALAPKESADQEGLLYEAHDYAAHGEIVDFVVLMTYEWGWAGGRPWAIAPVNKVRQVLDYAVTVIPPEKILMGMPNYGRDWQLPYVSGETVAKTISPQEALSLAARYNASIQYHAEYQAPYFRYTDDQNNVHEVWFEDARSAQAKFDLVKDYHLRGISYWVLGHSFPQNWLLLEDNFDIKHI; from the coding sequence ATGTTGATTTATGTTGTCCAAAATGGGGACACCCTTTGGGACATTGCCCGCCGTTTTGGTGTTGGAACAAATGTATTAATCACAGTCAATGAGATTGAGAACCCAAATGTGCTGGTTGTCGGCCAAGCGCTTGTGATTCCTGCTCCGAACCGCTATCATGTCGTCCAACCGGGTGAGGTTCTCTGGCGGATTGCCCAAAGGTATGGCACAACAATAGATGCGATCGTAGAAAAAAATAATATTGCAGATCCCTCGCAGATTTATCCCGGGCTTGTGTTAACCATTCCAGCTCGTTTTCATACCGTTCAGTCAGGACAGACCTTATGGACTATTGCCCAGCGATACGATACATCCGTTCAAGCGATCGCTGCAATGAATGGGATTGCCAATCCAAATAGGATCATCCCGGGTCAGATATTAGAAATCCCAGAAGCTAAGGATCCTGTCATTGAAACCAACGCTTATATCACAACAACCGGGGAAGACGCCCAAAATCTCGTTAGGCAAGTTGCACCTCATTTAACCTATTTAAGTCCATTCAGCTACGGCATTAAGGCCGATGGATCCCTTCTGCCTCTCAATGATCAAACGCTTCTACAAACAGCCATCACAGAACAAATAGCACCATTATTAGTTTTAACGAATTTTAACGACGGTTCGTTCAGCTCTGATTTAGCGCAAACAATTCTCAATAATCAGGACATACAGGAAACGTTAATCACAAATATCCTAAATGCCATGGCAGAAAAAGGGTATCGCGGACTAAACATTGATTTTGAATATGTCTATCAGGATGATAGAGAACAGTACAATCAATTCCTCCGTCACGTTGTAAGTCGCTTACATGAGCATGGTTATCTCGTATCCACAGCTCTCGCCCCGAAAGAAAGCGCCGATCAAGAGGGGCTACTTTATGAAGCGCATGATTATGCTGCACATGGTGAGATCGTCGATTTTGTCGTATTAATGACGTACGAATGGGGTTGGGCCGGCGGGCGGCCTTGGGCGATTGCACCGGTGAATAAAGTCCGCCAAGTGTTGGATTATGCCGTCACCGTTATCCCGCCCGAGAAAATTTTAATGGGGATGCCGAATTATGGACGTGACTGGCAACTGCCTTATGTGTCTGGAGAAACCGTAGCTAAAACTATCAGTCCGCAAGAAGCGCTCAGCCTTGCCGCTCGCTATAACGCCAGCATCCAATATCATGCCGAATATCAAGCCCCTTATTTCCGCTATACTGATGACCAAAACAATGTCCATGAGGTTTGGTTTGAGGATGCCCGCAGCGCTCAAGCCAAATTTGATCTTGTCAAAGACTATCATTTAAGAGGGATCAGCTACTGGGTGCTTGGCCATTCATTCCCACAGAATTGGCTGCTGCTCGAGGATAACTTTGACATTAAACATATATAA
- a CDS encoding XylR N-terminal domain-containing protein has translation MKAHHLSLEQLMDVNPRTGIIQINNKRMALMSVEALGILRRDLVDTLSMERAKGFLMRYGWACGMKAAEDLEKRYNWDSTEELMFAGPAFHTLEGIVTVEPDQLEYDDDTLYFTGYWRHSYEVEEHIHHYGESKDPVCWTLVGYASGYLTKVFGKEILVHEEKCRGQGDPYCYFVAQTVKPHDDRQQEDLRYYHADSLLTELDRSYKRIKELNENIIESDHVQKQLTDLLLEDASLSSMLKVIASSLQKSVSIDYWYGKNEGAFLEKDAAIYEKWLENPHDVIANHSMVETYPIHAGGKDLGRMFVIGEEESQEKEALMIQRALTICSIKIFHQFQLTQSQWKKKEDFFDELICGEKDEATLQVGSHIFEFQPHNRNRVLTLSVDPSDNNQPILEYLSTCYPSLDIFLKDTYIVLILPENHSENIETFTIRLQSAIDHQFMDNKTYIGVGRAADSLKKLAKSFQDATRICDFMRLIYPENSRISYYEELEPVILLLKGTDQEDLMEFCTNMIGDLIQYDKDNQSHLLKTLKFYLDNNGNLQQTANDLYLSIAGLRYRLERIERFCKEDLKSGTGRFKYQLAINMYFAMQTIDDRSHTVT, from the coding sequence ATGAAAGCTCATCATTTGTCATTGGAACAGCTTATGGATGTGAACCCGCGCACGGGCATTATCCAAATCAATAACAAACGGATGGCCCTTATGTCGGTCGAAGCATTAGGGATCTTACGCAGAGATCTAGTCGATACTCTGAGTATGGAACGGGCTAAAGGATTTCTGATGCGGTACGGTTGGGCCTGCGGAATGAAAGCTGCAGAAGATCTGGAAAAGCGTTATAACTGGGATTCGACCGAAGAATTAATGTTTGCTGGTCCCGCTTTTCATACCTTGGAAGGCATTGTAACAGTAGAGCCGGATCAACTTGAGTATGATGACGACACGCTATATTTTACAGGGTATTGGCGACATTCCTATGAAGTTGAAGAGCATATCCATCATTATGGAGAAAGCAAGGATCCAGTATGCTGGACCCTTGTTGGGTATGCGAGCGGGTACCTGACAAAAGTTTTTGGTAAGGAAATTCTGGTTCATGAAGAAAAATGCCGGGGACAAGGTGATCCTTATTGCTATTTTGTCGCACAAACGGTGAAGCCTCATGATGACAGACAGCAGGAGGATTTACGGTATTATCATGCCGACTCGTTACTCACTGAATTAGACCGGTCTTATAAAAGAATCAAAGAATTAAACGAAAATATTATTGAATCTGATCATGTTCAAAAACAATTAACTGATTTACTATTAGAAGATGCGAGCTTATCCAGCATGCTCAAAGTCATTGCTTCCTCCCTGCAGAAGAGTGTCAGTATTGATTATTGGTATGGAAAGAATGAAGGCGCTTTCCTAGAAAAAGACGCTGCCATCTACGAAAAATGGCTGGAGAATCCTCATGATGTCATCGCGAATCATTCCATGGTCGAAACGTACCCGATTCATGCAGGGGGTAAAGATCTGGGGCGGATGTTTGTAATTGGGGAGGAAGAAAGTCAGGAAAAAGAAGCACTAATGATTCAACGTGCGCTGACGATTTGTTCGATTAAAATCTTTCATCAATTTCAATTAACACAGTCTCAATGGAAAAAGAAAGAAGACTTCTTTGACGAACTTATCTGCGGTGAAAAAGATGAAGCAACCCTTCAAGTTGGCAGCCATATATTTGAGTTCCAGCCGCACAATAGGAATCGCGTTCTAACTCTGTCTGTGGATCCTTCAGACAACAATCAGCCCATCTTAGAGTATCTCAGCACCTGTTATCCATCGCTTGATATCTTTTTAAAGGATACGTATATTGTATTGATTTTACCGGAAAACCACAGTGAAAATATAGAAACCTTTACAATCCGTCTTCAATCGGCTATTGATCATCAATTTATGGACAATAAAACTTATATCGGGGTTGGACGCGCAGCTGACAGCTTAAAAAAGTTAGCCAAAAGTTTTCAGGATGCGACGCGGATTTGCGATTTTATGAGACTCATTTACCCGGAGAACAGTCGGATTTCTTACTATGAAGAGTTAGAACCTGTGATTTTGCTTCTAAAAGGAACGGATCAAGAAGATTTAATGGAATTTTGTACAAATATGATTGGTGATTTAATTCAGTATGATAAGGACAACCAAAGTCATCTTTTAAAAACCTTGAAATTCTATCTAGATAATAATGGTAATTTGCAGCAAACAGCCAATGACCTTTATTTATCGATAGCAGGCTTACGCTATCGCCTTGAGAGAATCGAACGTTTCTGCAAAGAAGATTTAAAATCAGGGACGGGACGATTTAAATATCAATTGGCTATCAATATGTATTTTGCGATGCAGACGATCGATGATCGTTCGCATACAGTTACTTGA
- the hxlA gene encoding 3-hexulose-6-phosphate synthase: MELQLAIDLITTEEAIELVKEVEPYIDVVEIGTPVVINEGLSSVNKMKTAFPNLKVLADLKIMDAGGYEVMKAAEAGADIVTVLGATDDETIKGALEEAKKNGKQLLVDMINVKDFEQRAKEIDQLGVDYICVHTGYDRQAVGENAFGQLETIKRVVKNAKTAIAGGIKKDTLAEVVKLNPDHVIVGGGITGESDKAAVAADMHKLITQNV, encoded by the coding sequence ATGGAACTACAACTCGCTATTGACCTAATCACGACTGAAGAAGCCATTGAATTGGTAAAAGAAGTCGAACCCTATATTGATGTCGTCGAAATCGGTACCCCTGTTGTGATTAATGAGGGATTAAGCTCTGTTAATAAAATGAAAACAGCCTTTCCTAATCTGAAAGTGCTCGCTGACTTGAAAATCATGGATGCAGGTGGCTATGAAGTCATGAAAGCTGCAGAAGCTGGTGCAGATATCGTGACTGTTCTTGGTGCTACAGACGATGAAACCATTAAGGGAGCCTTGGAAGAAGCAAAGAAAAATGGGAAACAACTTCTCGTTGATATGATTAACGTGAAGGACTTTGAACAAAGGGCCAAAGAAATTGATCAACTTGGTGTCGACTATATTTGTGTGCACACAGGCTATGATCGGCAAGCTGTTGGTGAAAATGCCTTCGGTCAGTTAGAAACGATCAAACGTGTTGTTAAAAATGCGAAAACAGCCATTGCTGGCGGGATTAAAAAGGATACATTGGCCGAGGTCGTCAAATTAAATCCTGACCATGTGATCGTTGGCGGCGGCATTACGGGTGAGAGTGATAAAGCGGCAGTTGCGGCAGATATGCACAAACTCATCACTCAGAATGTGTGA
- a CDS encoding 4-hydroxyphenylacetate 3-hydroxylase N-terminal domain-containing protein, whose translation MTLTQTKTNRPLTGEEYLESLRDGREVWFHGEKVDDVTTHPAFRNAARSVARMYDALHDDKTKDILTTTTDTGNGGYTHKFFQFDNSREDLLETRDAIAEWARLSYGQMGRSPDYKASFMATLGADPEYYAPFADNARRWYKEAQEKNWFFNHAIINPPVDRNKPTEAVEDVFIKAEEETDEGIIVSGAKMVATGSALTNYNFVAHYGAVPVGSEHMALAFVAPMDAPGVKLICRQSYEMNAAVMGSPFDYPLSSRFDENDAVLVFEKALIPWENVFIYRDVEKANSFFPESGFLQRFTLHGVTRLAVKLDFISGLLIKAVKTSGTDQFRGVKSNVGEVLAWRNMFWSLSDSMALNPDKSRNGTVVPNLNYGLSYRVFMSEGWPKIKEIIENVVAGNLIVQPSSAEDFKNPELRSLIDRIYRGSNDIQALEKIKLIKLLWDVVGTEYAGRHELYERNYSGNHENIRLENLTSAQDSGEADKYVQFAEQCMSDYDLNGWVNDTWINPDDVNYFKN comes from the coding sequence ATGACCCTTACACAAACAAAAACAAATCGACCACTAACGGGTGAAGAGTATTTAGAGAGCTTAAGAGATGGGCGTGAAGTTTGGTTTCATGGAGAGAAAGTCGACGATGTAACGACTCACCCCGCTTTTCGGAATGCGGCCCGGTCTGTTGCTAGAATGTATGACGCCCTCCATGATGATAAAACAAAGGATATTTTAACAACGACAACAGATACCGGCAATGGCGGATATACTCACAAATTCTTTCAATTTGATAATAGCAGGGAGGATCTGCTTGAAACGAGAGATGCGATTGCCGAGTGGGCCCGCCTGTCGTATGGACAAATGGGTCGATCCCCTGATTACAAGGCGTCTTTTATGGCGACTTTAGGTGCAGACCCTGAGTATTATGCCCCCTTTGCTGACAATGCCCGAAGGTGGTATAAGGAAGCGCAAGAAAAGAATTGGTTTTTCAACCATGCGATCATTAATCCCCCAGTAGATCGTAATAAACCAACTGAAGCGGTAGAAGATGTCTTTATTAAAGCGGAAGAAGAAACGGATGAAGGCATTATTGTAAGCGGGGCAAAAATGGTTGCGACAGGCTCCGCGTTAACCAATTATAATTTTGTTGCCCATTACGGAGCTGTTCCTGTTGGATCTGAGCATATGGCTCTAGCGTTCGTCGCTCCAATGGATGCGCCCGGCGTTAAGCTCATCTGCAGACAGTCTTACGAAATGAACGCGGCTGTCATGGGCAGTCCATTTGATTATCCATTAAGCAGTCGTTTTGATGAAAATGACGCTGTGCTTGTTTTTGAGAAGGCACTGATCCCGTGGGAAAATGTCTTTATTTACAGAGATGTCGAAAAGGCTAACAGCTTTTTCCCAGAGAGTGGCTTCTTACAGCGCTTTACGCTTCATGGTGTCACACGGCTTGCTGTCAAACTGGATTTTATCTCAGGACTCCTGATTAAAGCGGTTAAAACAAGTGGAACGGACCAGTTCCGAGGGGTCAAATCGAATGTGGGTGAAGTTCTCGCTTGGAGAAATATGTTCTGGTCCCTTAGTGATTCCATGGCATTGAATCCAGATAAGAGCAGAAATGGGACAGTGGTGCCCAACCTGAATTATGGGCTTTCCTACCGTGTGTTTATGTCTGAAGGCTGGCCGAAAATTAAAGAGATTATTGAAAACGTCGTCGCAGGCAACCTCATTGTTCAACCATCCAGTGCTGAAGACTTTAAAAATCCAGAGCTGCGTTCACTGATTGATCGCATTTATCGAGGCTCCAATGATATTCAAGCTTTGGAAAAAATAAAACTCATTAAGTTGCTTTGGGATGTCGTCGGCACGGAATACGCAGGCAGACATGAACTTTATGAACGCAACTATTCCGGCAACCATGAAAATATTCGACTGGAGAACTTAACATCCGCTCAAGATTCGGGTGAAGCAGATAAGTATGTACAGTTTGCTGAGCAGTGCATGAGTGATTATGACCTTAATGGATGGGTTAACGACACTTGGATCAATCCAGATGATGTGAATTACTTCAAAAACTGA
- a CDS encoding flavin reductase family protein, translating to MDKKEFRNCMGRFATGVTVVTTETEGVTHGFTVNSFTSVSLDPPIVLVSVDKNAKALQAMKHNNFIANVLNENQRDTAMHFAGKPKEQLPFEWEETGLGARIKGSLAHIECVPWAEYDGGDHVLFLGEVKAFEYHPGQPLAFYCGQFSNVSPLVQS from the coding sequence ATGGATAAAAAGGAATTCAGAAATTGCATGGGGCGTTTTGCAACAGGTGTCACTGTCGTCACAACCGAAACGGAAGGGGTGACTCATGGGTTTACCGTCAATTCTTTTACCTCGGTATCATTAGATCCTCCAATTGTTTTGGTTTCTGTAGACAAGAATGCTAAAGCTCTTCAAGCGATGAAGCATAATAATTTTATTGCGAATGTTCTGAATGAAAATCAACGGGATACCGCGATGCATTTTGCTGGTAAGCCAAAAGAACAGTTGCCGTTTGAATGGGAGGAAACAGGCTTAGGGGCTCGCATTAAAGGCTCACTTGCTCACATTGAGTGTGTCCCATGGGCGGAATATGACGGTGGAGACCATGTGCTCTTCCTTGGAGAAGTCAAGGCATTTGAGTATCACCCGGGTCAACCTCTTGCTTTTTATTGTGGACAGTTTTCCAATGTAAGTCCCCTTGTACAATCGTAA
- a CDS encoding Fur-regulated basic protein FbpA, which translates to MGTQLREAIEKKKQFYIDRLLHLGVYKTNHQLYELTLSELEQLYRSEQSKQQVINHTRVL; encoded by the coding sequence ATGGGTACTCAACTTCGTGAGGCTATTGAGAAAAAGAAGCAATTCTACATTGACAGACTGCTCCATTTAGGTGTGTATAAGACAAATCATCAATTGTACGAACTCACCTTAAGCGAACTTGAACAATTATATCGCTCTGAACAGTCAAAACAGCAAGTCATTAATCATACCAGGGTATTGTAG